CGACGTGCTCGCCGTGCTGCGCGAGGTGCTGGCCGGCATGGTGGCCGCGGTCACCGAGCGCGAGGACGCGGTCGTACGCACCGGGGCGCGGGTGCCGCTGGTCCCCGACGAGATCCCGGTCATCCACTTCGCCGACGCGCTCGCGCTGGTGGGCGCCCCGGCCGACGAGCCCGACCTCGCCCCCGAGCACGAGCGGGCGCTGGGTGCGTGGGCGCTCGCCGAGCACGGCAGCGACTTCGTCGCCGTCGAGGGCTACCCGATGGCCAAGCGGCCGTTCTACACCCACCCGTGGTCTCGTGACGGCGCCGGCGCGCCTCCTCGACCGACGGAGCCTGCGCGGTGGTCGAACAGCTTCGACCTGCTCTTCCGCGGCCTCGAGCTGGTCACGGGCGGCCAGCGCCTGCACCGCCCCGGCGACTACGAGCAGGCGCTGCGGGCGCGGGGCGAGGACCCGGAGACGCAGGCGGCGTACCTCCAGGCGTTCCGGCACGGCATGCCGCCGCACGGCGGCTTCGCGATCGGGCTCGAGCGGTGGGTCGGCCGGCTGGTCGAGGCCGCGAACGTCCGCGAGGTGACGCCGTTCCCGCGCGACCTGCACCGACTGGCGCCGTAGGTCCGGCGACGCCCGCCCGGCGCCGCCGGCGGCTCAGCCGTCGGTGGCGTTCGGGTTGGTGCAGATCACCGTGTCGCTGGGGATGTAGGTCGTGCTGAACGTCTCGGGGTCGCGCTGCTCGGTGTTCTTCCCGGCCGGCTCGAAGTAGCGCACGACGTCGATGTCGAAGCCGCCGTAGCCCTCGTTGGGGTGGCACTCGACGGTGTCGATGCGGCGCGTCTTCGGCTGGGTGAGGTTGTGCTCCTTGCCGGTCGTGGTGGTGATGTCCCACCACTTCGTGGAGTACATGCTCACCGTCGCGACGCCCTGCGACGTCGGGGTCGACGGGGTGACGTCGGCCTCGATCAGCACGCCGTAGGGGGTGTCGTTGCGGAACCGGAGGTCGACCGAGCCCCAGGCCACCGTCGCCTCCCGGCCGACCGGGTAGCGGCTGATGTAGAAGCTGTGCGGCTTGTGCTCGACGTCCTCCAGGCCCGCGAAGAACATCGCGTTGAACGTCGTGGTCGCCATCTGGGAGACGCCGCCGCCGAGGTCCTGGACGAGGATGCCGTCGTTGATGATGAAGCCCTCGGTGAAGCCGTTCGCCTCCGTGCGCTCGCCCACGACGTCGTTGAGCGAGAAGGTCTCCCCCGGCTTGAGGAGGGTGCCGTCGATGAGCTCGGCGGCGCGGCCGATGTTGACGTTGCGGTACTCGGCGTAGGGGAAGTAGGTCGGGAAGGTGGAGACGCGCTCCTTGACCTGCAGGGCGCGGGCGTCCTTGGTGGTGAACTCCGGCTGGGCGACCTGCGCGTCGAGCGCGAGCGTGCGCTGGCCCTGCGGCTTCGCCACGACGTCGAGGAAGCCGGCCTCGAGCTGGGCCTGGTCGAAGGTGACGCCGGGCTTGGAGGGGATCACCTGCGGGGTCCCGTCGACGAGCTGGACGGTCGCGTCCA
Above is a genomic segment from Nocardioides okcheonensis containing:
- a CDS encoding VanW family protein, producing MPKNSAASADQPRDKAGASVVVGLLAVLVVLFGGSYAAAHYIAGDRVPRGTTVSGVDIGGHPQGEAADRLQAGLADKLARDLEVTVDGRPVSVDPAAAGLDVDYEASVAEAGGERSWDPVRLWNYFTGGESTEAEVVVDDAAYNAWLATLDEQHGEAAVDGAVGFDGGEITRTAPVTGRALDPADTLAALRGSFLADDPAPVALETTDVVPAIDAGDVQEALDSFASPAVAAPVTIDFQGESVKVFPADYTAALSLVPTDGELVPTLDPAVLAEVIGARVTTGAPVDATVQLVDGTPQVIPSKPGVTFDQAQLEAGFLDVVAKPQGQRTLALDAQVAQPEFTTKDARALQVKERVSTFPTYFPYAEYRNVNIGRAAELIDGTLLKPGETFSLNDVVGERTEANGFTEGFIINDGILVQDLGGGVSQMATTTFNAMFFAGLEDVEHKPHSFYISRYPVGREATVAWGSVDLRFRNDTPYGVLIEADVTPSTPTSQGVATVSMYSTKWWDITTTTGKEHNLTQPKTRRIDTVECHPNEGYGGFDIDVVRYFEPAGKNTEQRDPETFSTTYIPSDTVICTNPNATDG